GGGGTGGGCTATCCGGGGGGTCTGTCGGGCCAAGTGGTTTCGGTCGGAGCTACGTGATCTTGCCGCGGTGGCATCGCTGCTGCGTACGGGGCTGATCGCCGGCCGTCGGGCGTCAAGGGGGTCGGTCATCAGTGATGCGGGTGCGCCTGATGATGAGTGCCGAGGAGCTCGGGCCGCAAGAGGCGCAGGGGGACCAAGAGTTGAGATGAGGCGGGGGAGTTGCAAGCCGGGAGAGGCGCGGGAGTGGGGGTGTTCCGTGTGTGTAGGGGGAGATGGCGGGGTATCAGGGCAGGAAACCGTCCCGCGCGGCAGATTCCTCTTTTCTCCGCCTTCCGGGGCGCTTTCCCCCCGCCGCCACATCACGCGCCGGAAACGAAGTGGCAAGAGGTGGGTAAGAACTGAGTCGTTCAGGTATCCGATGCGCAGGTGTGCCCGTCTTCTCCGGTGACCATTGTCCCGAGCCGCCCGTTGTGCCATAGGCGGCCGGTAAGAAGGCAAGAACCCTTCCGAGGGTGACGGGAGATGTGGGCGCATGGGGCTGACCAGTCAGTCGCTCGAGTACACGGTGGTCGTGCTGGCGTTGGCTTGTGTGGCCGCCACGGTGTGGCTCTGGCCCCGGCTGTCGAAGCGCGGGATCGCACCCGTGCTGGGCAGGCTGGGCGCCATCGTGGTCACCCAGGTGTCGATCGTGTGCGCGCTCGCCCTCGCCGTGAATGCGAACTTCGAGTTCTACGGCAACTGGGACGAGCTGCTGGGCAACAACGAAGAGGCACCGGCGTCGGTGAGCCAGGGCGACGGCCAGTACGCCTCGGTCGGCAACCTCAAGGGCGGGCTGGTCCAGCCGGCCGGCCCGCAGGGCCTGGACCGGGTGACCGGGCTGCCCAAGGGCCCCGCCGACAAGGTGGGCAAGGTCGAGTCCGTCCGGATCATCGGCCGCCGTACCCGCGCCATCAACCCGGGCTTCGTCTACCTGCCGCCGCAGTACTTCCAGCAGCAGTTCCGCCGGCAGCGCTTCCCCGTCATGGTCGTCATCAGCGGCTACCCCGGTGGGATCATGAACCTCGCGCAGCACCTCCAGGTGCCGCAGAACGCGGGCCGGCTGATCGCCCAGGGCAAGATGCAGCCGACCGTCATCGTGATGGTGCGGCCGACGATCGCGCCGCCGCGCGACACCGAGTGCGTGGACGTGCCGGGCGGGCCGCAGGCCGAGACGTTCTTCACCAAGGACCTGCCGGACGCCATGCGGTCGGCCTACCGGGTGGGCCATGACCCCAGCGCCTGGGGCGCGTTCGGGTACTCGTCCGGTGGCACCTGCTCGCTCCAGCTGGCGATGCGCAACCCGCACGCGTACACCTCGGCGGTGTCGCTCTCCGGTGACTACGCGATCAAGGACGACCTGACCACCGGCAGCCTCTTCGGCGCCGGCCCGGCGGGTGCCCAGCGCGAGCGTGAGCACGACCTGCTGTGGCGGCTGAAGAACCTGCCCGCACCGCAGGTCTCCGCCCTGGTGGCCAGCAGCCGCAAGGGCGAGGCGGACTACGGCGCCACCATGAAGTTCCTCCACGCGGCCAAGGCGCCGATGACGGTCGACTCGATCATCCTGCCGCAGGGCAGCCACCAGTTCTCGACCTGGCGGCGTGAGGTCGTGCCCGCGCTGGAGTGGCAGAGCCAGCAGCTGACGTTCCCCCAGGACACCGAGGCCGTGCCGCCGCGGAAGACGCCCCCCGGCAAGGTGGGCCAGGGCGGTGCCGCGGGGAAGACGGCCGGGCCGAGCAAGGCACCGGCGGCGTCCGACGGCCGCCGCCGGGTGGAGGCGGAGCGTCCGCGGGGCTGACCGCACAGGAACAGCGCAGGGGCGCCGGGACTTTCCCGGCGCCCCTGTTCGCGTTTGAGGGGCCTCCGGGCGAACGTGATCTGTACATGATCCCTGTGGCCGCGGGTAACCGACGAGACCTCGGGCACACGGCCCGGCCCGTCGACCCGGGAGGCTCCCATGGTGCGTACGCAACCGGCTGAGGAGGGGCGGCCGTCGGCGGCTGCGCGCGCCCCGCTGGCGGTGCGGATTCTGTTGCTGGTGGTCGCGTTCGCCGCGATGGTGGCCTTCGCGGCGGCGCTGGCCCGGATCACGCTGACCCCGTCGGCCGCCTCGGTTCCGCTGACCCACCCGAACCTGCGGCCGGGCGCGTCGATCCGGGACTACCTCGGTGCGCCGAACCTGGCGGACGCGGCCAA
The sequence above is a segment of the Streptomyces lydicus genome. Coding sequences within it:
- a CDS encoding alpha/beta hydrolase, yielding MGLTSQSLEYTVVVLALACVAATVWLWPRLSKRGIAPVLGRLGAIVVTQVSIVCALALAVNANFEFYGNWDELLGNNEEAPASVSQGDGQYASVGNLKGGLVQPAGPQGLDRVTGLPKGPADKVGKVESVRIIGRRTRAINPGFVYLPPQYFQQQFRRQRFPVMVVISGYPGGIMNLAQHLQVPQNAGRLIAQGKMQPTVIVMVRPTIAPPRDTECVDVPGGPQAETFFTKDLPDAMRSAYRVGHDPSAWGAFGYSSGGTCSLQLAMRNPHAYTSAVSLSGDYAIKDDLTTGSLFGAGPAGAQREREHDLLWRLKNLPAPQVSALVASSRKGEADYGATMKFLHAAKAPMTVDSIILPQGSHQFSTWRREVVPALEWQSQQLTFPQDTEAVPPRKTPPGKVGQGGAAGKTAGPSKAPAASDGRRRVEAERPRG